Proteins encoded within one genomic window of Oncorhynchus nerka isolate Pitt River linkage group LG17, Oner_Uvic_2.0, whole genome shotgun sequence:
- the LOC115145235 gene encoding mucin-5AC-like has product MERIRLMLGALLLSLSLPSLPAQDNVTVTVPENVTMAAPINEEVTMAASTTEATIETTSVPVVITRAQPAPEIITPVTATPKVTSVSGPNTDAITMVITNPEIINVQESTSDAPTTTSEAETMTPSPVTTEGPIDTTTPPGPKPTLSQDVLTTASYLPTTSQDHLTSVIPVWPIHTTTRLREDSTYTPEPTPASEITVCHTEGLTTAPTSPSVNAAPGHATTPTTTHTSTDPDSTVAGVRVETGQPSLLWVIIVALLIGVIFTGVVYCVCLVIRRKRQSRTEHFVSSFRNGKSSKRKKGAEEDAWAGPVKLGGGNREEDEGGEEGGSPEDNKREGAGTDVVLSTFIANETEGERGGPDGGVGVAGSKEAEKWEEKEPLLYIDEGVEEGQERMAPPSLSKSNPEKTGGERGEGENEKEMERGEGNGNK; this is encoded by the coding sequence ATGGAGCGGATACGGCTGATGCTTGgggctctgctcctctccctctctctgcccagtcTCCCTGCTCAAGATAATGTCACTGTCACTGTACCTGAGAATGTCACCATGGCAGCACCTATTAATGAGGAAGTCACGATGGCAGCCTCTACAACGGAGGCCACCATAGAGACAACGTCTGTTCCTGTGGTCATCACTAGGGCACAGCCTGCCCCTGAAATTATCACCCCGGTAACTGCTACTCCGAAAGTAACATCTGTTTCAGGACCTAACACCGATGCCATCACTATGGTAATAACAAACCCTGAGATCATCAACGTTCAGGAGTCCACATCTGATGCACCAACTACTACTTCAGAGGCTGAGACGATGACACCTTCCCCAGTGACCACTGAAGGGCCAATAGATACGACCACTCCACCTGGCCCTAAACCCACCCTCTCCCAAGATGTCCTTACAACCGCCTCTTATCTCCCAACCACTTCCCAGGACCACCTGACTTCTGTTATCCCAGTCTGGCCCATCCACACCACCACTCGTCTGAGGGAGGACTCCACTTACACACCTGAACCTACACCTGCCTCAGAGATTACTGTCTGCCACACAGAGGGACTTACCACTGCACCCACCTCCCCATCGGTCAATGCCGCCCCCGGCCATGCCACGACCCCCACTACCACCCACACCTCCACAGATCCAGACTCTACGGTGGCTGGGGTCAGAGTGGAGACAGGTCAGCCCAGCTTGTTATGGGTCATCATCGTCGCTCTCCTGATCGGGGTTATATTCACGGGCGTGGTCTACTGTGTATGTCTGGTCATCAGACGAAAGAGGCAGAGCCGCACCGAGCACTTTGTGTCCAGCTTCCGGAACGGGAAGAGTTCCAAGCGGAAGAAAGGGGCGGAGGAAGACGCCTGGGCAGGGCCAGTGAAGCTAGGGGgtgggaacagggaggaggatgagggtggggaggagggagggagcccAGAGGACAAcaagagagagggggctggaaCGGATGTGGTGCTGAGCACATTCATTGCCAacgagactgagggagagaggggtgggcctGATGGGGGAGTAGGAGTGGCTGGGAGCAAGGAGGCAGAGAAATGGGAGGAGAAGGAGCCTCTGCTGTACATtgatgagggagtggaggagggacaagagaggatGGCTCCTCCTTcactttcaaaatcgaacccagaaaagacaggaggggaaagaggagagggggaaaatgAAAAAGAaatggagaggggagaagggaatgGAAATAAATAA